A genome region from Nycticebus coucang isolate mNycCou1 chromosome 4, mNycCou1.pri, whole genome shotgun sequence includes the following:
- the LOC128584641 gene encoding 60S ribosomal protein L38-like, whose translation MPWKSEEIKDFLFTARRKDAKSVKIKKNKDRVKFKVRCHRSLYTLFTTDKEKAEKPKQPLPPGLTVKELK comes from the coding sequence ATGCCTTGGAAAAGTGAGGAAATCAAGGACTTTCTGTTCACAGCCAGGCGAAAGGATGCCAAGTCTGTCAAgatcaagaaaaataaggatagGGTAAAGTTTAAAGTTCGGTGCCACAGATCCCTTTATACCTTGTTCACCACAGACAAAGAGAAGGCTGAGAAACCAAAGCAGCCTCTGCCCCCTGGGTTGACAGTGAAGGAGCTGAAATGA